In the genome of Acidobacteriota bacterium, one region contains:
- a CDS encoding DNA-3-methyladenine glycosylase I — protein sequence MARTLKRCLWAGDDPLYIAYHDNEWGVPSHDDRHLFEMLVLEGAQAGLSWITILRKRENYRSAFVGWNAEKIARFDEKDFMRLMADDGIVRNRLKVLAAIGNAKAFLKVRDEFGSFDRYLWQFVGGSPIRRRRRTMRDVPAHTPESDALSRDLKKRGFKFVGTTVCYAFMQAVGMVNDHLDSCLRARQDHLPKARPR from the coding sequence GGCCGGAGACGACCCGCTTTACATTGCCTATCACGACAACGAATGGGGAGTGCCCTCGCATGACGATCGCCACCTCTTTGAAATGCTCGTCCTCGAAGGCGCGCAAGCAGGATTGAGCTGGATCACCATTTTGCGCAAGAGGGAAAATTACCGGAGCGCATTCGTTGGCTGGAACGCCGAAAAGATCGCCCGCTTTGACGAGAAAGATTTTATGCGGCTCATGGCTGACGACGGCATCGTGCGCAACCGCCTGAAGGTCCTCGCAGCCATCGGGAACGCAAAAGCCTTTCTCAAAGTGCGCGACGAGTTTGGAAGCTTCGATCGTTACCTCTGGCAATTCGTGGGCGGTTCGCCCATTCGGAGGCGCCGCCGGACGATGCGTGACGTTCCTGCCCACACCCCCGAATCCGACGCTTTGAGCCGCGACCTGAAGAAGCGTGGTTTCAAATTTGTGGGTACAACAGTCTGCTACGCCTTCATGCAAGCCGTCGGGATGGTGAACGACCACCTCGATTCCTGCCTTCGCGCGCGCCAGGATCACTTGCCGAAAGCCAGGCCCAGATAG